TAAAGCGAATCTCTCTTTACTAATAAAGCCAGTACAAGTACAACTAGAATCCGGTTTAGCTAGTCGGTTCAAGTCTTGGTGCGGGTCTTGGTAATGTTGTTCCCAGACGAAGGAGTGAAAAGCTGGCCAAAGGAGAGACCCCCACGGAGGGAAGAGACAGGAACATTAAGAACAGGAGTGATTCTGACATTAGCAGAATGAGATCTCGGCATCCCATGGTGATGTTTCATTCTTGGTCCGCCTGTGAAGTTACCTGGACTGCTCGAGCTTCTCTCGAGTCCATGAAACACGATCTTTCCCGAAGCATTTAGTCTCGGACTATCCGCCGTCACCGTCAAGGCCCTCTCACGTCGTGGCTTCctaaggtggtggtggtggtgggcaCGTGACCGGGCAAACGGGTTTGGAGCGTTGTTGGGTTTGTTGTCGTGGTCTAGAGAGAGTCTAGGAACGTCGTCGAGGTCGTGTCCGGAGGAAGAGGATGAGGAGAGGGAGAGACGTGAAGAGGAGATCGACGAGATGTCTGAGTCCCTAGCTGCCGCGGGAGATTTGGAACTTCGGTTGAGTAAATACCTAAACGATGCCGTTTTGGGGTTTGGAGTAGAAGAAGACAAGCGCGGCGACGCTTCTTCTGGCGTTTTGGCGAGTCTCTTAAGGCCTAGAAGCTCGCGCCACCTCATAGTGCAACGAGGAGCTCTCGGAGAGAAGGTGTAAGGATCATCAACACTCTCCATCTCTATTAATCTTCGGGCCGTGTTAACGGCCGTTGTTGTTTTAGGCTTCTCCCTCGAACTAACGGCGCCGGAAAACTTAAGTGGGACTAGTTTTCCGTCCGAGAAAAGCTCGTCGGCGGTTAACATTGTGACGGGATCTTCGAGAAGAAACTCAAAGTCCACAGgatcttcttcctttttcaaATGAGGATCCAACGGTTGAGATTCTTGGTTCATCACTGACATTTTGGAGCTTCTACAAGAGTAACTTGCTCTTGATATCTTCTCCGATGAAGTACCAACATTTTTAACGCAAACCGTCGACATTTACAAGtcgattgagagagagagagagagagagagagagagagagagagagagcgttTTTAGGGTTTGTAGAGAAGTGGCACTGACAAGACAAGCAATATATACACTTTTTTTGGAACAGCAGCAACATATACAACTCAGCTCAGATTCTTACATATACAGCACACACGTGTCTTCATTTACTGGATCCAATAACTTAACGTAAGAATTCGAGTCGGGTCGGGTTAAAAGGCCCAAATACGTTCGACTGTACTATAGAGTTTTCTTATTgtatgaaaacatattttatgattGAGAACATATTTTACGATTCAGTCCATCTCTGTCTATGTTTACTACCAAATTTAGTACAATTCCATCAGAATATGTAGTATTTGTTCAGAGATGTACAACAAAAACAAGTCACAGCCACGGTTTTGTCTCGCCATAACTGAGTTGATACGATCATCGATCATCGCTTCCATATATTTGTTAGTTTACCTTGAGTCGCAAACGACAATAAGAGATAACTCAGTGTTTATAACGAAACGTAAATTCagatataaaactataaatggtCCGACTTGTATTTACTTCTGTACTTATGCTTGTCGAGACAAAATCTTTACTTGTTTTGTGGCAacacaaataattttatgtccTACAATATTTAATGTTGTCACAcacaagaaaataattataaatttattatatttgttacGAAAGTTCTCTTATTTCGATGGTTTAACAGTAAAAATCATTAATGCTTCAATATAAGGAAATTCTAAAATttctaattttgaaaaaaaatactcTCACCGTTCCATATTAATTGTCGTTGTAGAGAAAAGAATtcgttacaaaataaatattgttttaatatttcaatacagaatttattaattttatttttagtttatttttattagttgaaatatGAGTAATTGTATttgtaatgacgtttaaatataaaaaaatatgtaaaattaaatgattttttaatttgtgtgcaTAAGtctaaagtgacacttattatgaaaaacagaaaatatgtagattagtgaaattatatttacatcAAACTTATAATATAGTGCAACTAGAACCATTACACATGAATTTTTATAAGACTGTTTTGACTAATGTAATCAGACATGAatcatcataaaatatatataattatcaattgtaaattgtttttataatatttttcgcagtttataatattataattaactattatttaaaaaatcatttgttaACTACAATAACTATGTGAATATATTCCACATACCAAAACACAATTTGGAATACTTCAAAAATGATTACAAACCATCAAATCCTCTTCCAGACATCTTCTAACAAGTTATAGTCTCGAGACCACCATCCTGGATTCAGAAATACATCCGTCAATACCATTAATATGATCGAATCAATTCTATCATACTTCACCTTATCAATATGTAACGTTTCCTCTCAATTATAAAACCAATCTGTAGACTTTTGTTTTTAAtctaagaacaaaaagaaaagaaatatatcGAAGTTGACTTTATGgtttcttaattatttataacacCGTTCTTCTTTCCTATCTCGTGCTTAAGACCCCTTGTTATTCCTCTTGATCCCTCTCTCTTTCCTCTCTTTACGCAGATATATTAACCTATCCTCAGATGATAATAAACACTAATTAGACAATTCTTTAGATATCAAATAGAAATGGAGGTTAAAGAAGAGAATAAGGGCAGTATAAGTATGGTTGAGGCTAACTTGCCTCCTGGGTTTAGATTCCACCCGAGAGACGACGAGCTTGTCTGCGACTATTTGATGAAAAGAACTGCTCGTAGCCTCTATCAACCAGTTG
This sequence is a window from Raphanus sativus cultivar WK10039 unplaced genomic scaffold, ASM80110v3 Scaffold0237, whole genome shotgun sequence. Protein-coding genes within it:
- the LOC108858937 gene encoding uncharacterized protein LOC108858937, yielding MSTVCVKNVGTSSEKISRASYSCRSSKMSVMNQESQPLDPHLKKEEDPVDFEFLLEDPVTMLTADELFSDGKLVPLKFSGAVSSREKPKTTTAVNTARRLIEMESVDDPYTFSPRAPRCTMRWRELLGLKRLAKTPEEASPRLSSSTPNPKTASFRYLLNRSSKSPAAARDSDISSISSSRLSLSSSSSSGHDLDDVPRLSLDHDNKPNNAPNPFARSRAHHHHHLRKPRRERALTVTADSPRLNASGKIVFHGLERSSSSPGNFTGGPRMKHHHGMPRSHSANVRITPVLNVPVSSLRGGLSFGQLFTPSSGNNITKTRTKT